From a single Acidobacteriota bacterium genomic region:
- the rpmC gene encoding 50S ribosomal protein L29: protein MKASELREQKVEELLEKEKELAEQLFVLRLHKVTGQLEKPSKVGQVKRDLARVLTVLREKRAEGGGQ, encoded by the coding sequence ATGAAGGCTTCGGAACTGCGGGAGCAGAAGGTCGAGGAGCTTCTCGAGAAAGAGAAGGAGCTCGCGGAACAGCTTTTCGTCCTGCGCCTCCACAAAGTGACGGGACAGTTGGAAAAGCCGTCCAAGGTGGGGCAGGTGAAGCGGGACCTGGCTCGGGTGTTGACGGTCCTGCGCGAGAAGCGGGCCGAGGGAGGTGGGCAATGA
- the rplP gene encoding 50S ribosomal protein L16: MLMPKKVKHRKQQRGRRKGNTKGGDYIAFGDYALQALEPGWMTARQIEAARIAITRAVKRGGKVWIRVFPDKPVTKKPLETRMGKGKGSPEEWVAVIKPARIIYELEGVEPEVAAEAMRLASYKLPFKTRFVTRNDEYR, from the coding sequence ATGTTGATGCCGAAGAAGGTCAAGCACCGGAAGCAGCAGCGCGGTCGGCGCAAGGGCAACACCAAGGGCGGCGACTACATCGCCTTCGGCGACTACGCTCTGCAGGCCCTCGAGCCGGGCTGGATGACCGCCCGACAGATCGAGGCCGCCCGTATCGCCATCACCCGCGCCGTGAAGCGTGGTGGCAAGGTCTGGATTCGGGTCTTCCCGGACAAGCCGGTCACCAAGAAGCCCCTCGAAACCCGAATGGGTAAGGGTAAGGGCAGCCCGGAAGAGTGGGTGGCGGTGATCAAGCCGGCCCGCATCATCTATGAGCTCGAAGGGGTGGAGCCGGAGGTGGCCGCCGAGGCCATGCGCTTGGCGTCCTACAAGCTGCCCTTCAAGACCCGTTTCGTGACGCGCAACGACGAGTACAGGTGA
- a CDS encoding type Z 30S ribosomal protein S14, producing the protein MATAAKIAKTKKTPKFSVRHRNRCRICGRPRGYYRKFGLCRIHLRDLALHGYLPGVIKASW; encoded by the coding sequence GTGGCTACCGCTGCGAAGATCGCAAAGACGAAGAAGACCCCGAAGTTCTCGGTGCGGCATCGCAACCGCTGCAGGATCTGCGGCCGTCCCCGTGGCTACTATCGGAAGTTCGGCCTCTGCCGAATTCACCTGCGGGACTTGGCGCTCCACGGCTATCTGCCGGGGGTCATCAAGGCGAGCTGGTAG
- the rplN gene encoding 50S ribosomal protein L14: MIQMGTVLDVADNSGAKKIACIQLRGGSSGRYGRLGDVITASVKEATPDGTVKKGTVVKAVIVRTRKEQRRRDGSYIRFDNNSAVLVNDAGEPVGTRVFGPVARELREKRYMKIVSLAPEVL, encoded by the coding sequence ATGATCCAAATGGGAACTGTTCTCGACGTGGCCGACAACTCGGGGGCCAAGAAGATCGCCTGCATTCAGTTGCGCGGTGGATCTTCCGGGCGCTACGGCCGGCTCGGCGACGTCATCACCGCTTCCGTCAAGGAGGCGACGCCGGATGGCACCGTCAAGAAGGGCACGGTGGTCAAGGCGGTGATCGTGCGCACCCGCAAGGAGCAGCGGCGCCGCGACGGCAGCTACATTCGCTTCGACAACAACTCGGCGGTGCTGGTCAACGATGCCGGCGAGCCGGTGGGCACCCGCGTCTTCGGTCCGGTGGCCCGGGAGCTGCGCGAGAAGCGCTACATGAAGATCGTTTCGCTGGCTCCGGAGGTTCTGTAA
- the rplE gene encoding 50S ribosomal protein L5 translates to MADKKTEAAKNGNGYVPRLRTRYFDEVIPKLREEFGIENVMAVPRLVKVNLNMGVGEAIQNIKVLDNAVAELAAIAGQQPMTTRAHKSISNFKLREGMPIGCRVTLRGTRMWDFLDRLISVALPRVRDFRGIPTRSFDGRGNYTLGVRDHLIFPEIDYNKVDKSKGLNITVVTTAGNDERALFLLRELGMPFVRPRA, encoded by the coding sequence ATGGCAGACAAGAAGACCGAAGCGGCCAAGAACGGCAACGGCTACGTGCCGCGGCTGCGCACCCGCTACTTCGACGAAGTGATTCCGAAGCTGCGCGAAGAGTTCGGCATCGAAAACGTGATGGCCGTGCCTCGCTTGGTGAAGGTCAATCTCAACATGGGCGTCGGCGAGGCGATCCAGAACATCAAGGTTCTGGACAACGCCGTCGCCGAGCTGGCGGCGATCGCCGGCCAGCAGCCGATGACCACCCGGGCCCACAAGTCGATCTCGAACTTCAAGCTGCGCGAAGGCATGCCGATCGGATGCCGGGTCACCCTGCGCGGGACCCGCATGTGGGATTTTCTCGATCGCTTGATCTCGGTGGCTTTGCCCCGAGTGCGCGACTTCCGGGGTATCCCGACGCGTAGCTTCGACGGGCGTGGCAACTACACCCTGGGCGTCCGTGACCACCTGATCTTCCCGGAGATCGATTACAACAAGGTGGACAAGTCCAAGGGTCTGAACATCACGGTCGTCACGACGGCCGGTAACGACGAACGAGCCCTGTTCCTGCTGCGGGAGCTCGGTATGCCGTTCGTGCGGCCTCGTGCCTAG
- the rplX gene encoding 50S ribosomal protein L24, with product MNKLHVKKGDQVLVLAGKDRGSKGKVLRVMANERKAVVERVNLVKRHTKPNPQQGVQGGVLEREAPIHVSNLMVICPETGKPSRIERKRLEDGRGVRVAKKTGSTLR from the coding sequence ATGAACAAGCTCCATGTCAAGAAAGGCGACCAGGTCCTGGTGCTCGCCGGCAAGGATCGCGGCTCCAAGGGAAAGGTGCTGCGAGTGATGGCGAACGAGCGCAAGGCGGTGGTCGAGCGAGTGAATCTGGTCAAGCGTCACACCAAGCCCAATCCCCAGCAGGGAGTGCAGGGCGGTGTGCTCGAGCGCGAGGCGCCGATTCACGTCTCGAATTTGATGGTGATTTGTCCGGAGACCGGCAAGCCCTCGCGAATCGAGCGCAAGCGGCTCGAGGACGGACGGGGAGTGCGGGTCGCCAAGAAGACCGGCTCCACCCTCCGGTGA
- the rpsQ gene encoding 30S ribosomal protein S17, whose translation MTQETQNGRGRQQTKVGTVVSDKMDKTVTVAVNKTVMHPLYLRYMKKTTRFAAHDEANECNVGDQVMIVSSRPLSKNKRWRVREILKRAE comes from the coding sequence ATGACGCAAGAGACGCAGAACGGCCGCGGCCGGCAGCAGACCAAGGTCGGCACGGTGGTGAGCGACAAGATGGACAAAACCGTCACGGTGGCGGTGAACAAGACCGTGATGCATCCGCTCTACCTGCGATACATGAAGAAGACGACCCGCTTCGCGGCCCACGACGAGGCCAATGAGTGCAACGTCGGCGATCAGGTGATGATCGTTTCGAGTCGTCCGTTGTCGAAGAACAAGCGCTGGCGGGTTCGCGAGATCCTGAAGCGCGCCGAGTAG